The Saxibacter everestensis genome has a window encoding:
- a CDS encoding Gfo/Idh/MocA family protein, with the protein MDTTITQVGGRFTVRPEHIDPLTPTGDPLGWGVVATGNIARTVSKDLALLPDARLVGVSSRSQQRADAFASEFGFDRGYHGHQALLADPEIQVVYIAAPHGQHFEIAKAALAAGKHVLCEKAITIDSAELDQLVDLAEKSRRFLMEALWSRFVPGMQRALQIVHSGELGDPRWISANLGFAAREDREGDSRLWDPAQGGGALLDLGIYTAMWPVSIFGAPDSVHAVGQLTRRDVDTQTSMTFSYPQGYAQLSCSFAANGPGSVTIGCDRGFLQVPERQNCPRELHITDQDRNTRIERFEPVGVGYVYELREVTDCVRAGKTQSDLMPLAESQLYARIFDDVRKQVGIKYPPVEAR; encoded by the coding sequence ATGGACACCACGATCACCCAGGTGGGCGGCCGATTCACCGTCCGGCCGGAGCACATTGATCCGCTGACACCAACCGGAGACCCCTTGGGCTGGGGTGTCGTCGCCACCGGGAACATCGCGCGGACAGTTTCGAAGGACCTGGCGCTGCTTCCCGATGCGCGGCTTGTCGGCGTCAGCTCCCGAAGCCAGCAACGAGCCGACGCGTTCGCCAGCGAGTTCGGGTTCGACCGCGGCTATCACGGCCACCAGGCGTTGCTGGCCGACCCCGAGATTCAGGTGGTCTACATCGCGGCGCCGCACGGTCAGCATTTCGAAATTGCCAAGGCGGCTCTGGCCGCGGGCAAGCATGTGCTCTGCGAGAAGGCAATCACCATAGATTCCGCCGAACTGGATCAGCTGGTCGACCTGGCCGAGAAGAGCAGGCGCTTCCTGATGGAGGCGCTGTGGTCGCGTTTCGTCCCGGGAATGCAGAGGGCGCTGCAGATCGTCCACTCCGGCGAGCTCGGCGACCCACGCTGGATCAGTGCAAACCTTGGCTTCGCCGCCCGGGAGGACCGGGAAGGCGACTCGCGGCTGTGGGATCCTGCACAGGGCGGTGGAGCTTTGCTTGACCTTGGCATCTACACCGCAATGTGGCCGGTCAGCATCTTCGGCGCACCCGACTCGGTTCATGCCGTGGGGCAATTGACCAGGCGAGATGTTGACACCCAGACCTCGATGACCTTCAGTTACCCGCAGGGATACGCCCAACTGAGCTGCTCCTTCGCCGCGAACGGGCCGGGCAGCGTCACGATCGGCTGCGATCGCGGGTTCCTTCAGGTGCCCGAACGGCAGAACTGCCCCCGTGAATTGCACATCACCGATCAAGATCGAAATACCCGGATCGAAAGGTTCGAGCCGGTCGGCGTGGGCTACGTCTATGAGCTTCGCGAAGTGACCGACTGTGTTCGGGCCGGAAAAACCCAGAGCGATCTGATGCCGCTGGCCGAGTCCCAGCTATACGCCCGGATATTCGACGATGTCCGGAAACAGGTCGGGATCAAGTACCCGCCGGTCGAGGCTCGGTGA
- a CDS encoding thiamine pyrophosphate-dependent enzyme, protein MSDGIAACSAGHLIVRQLEAEGVPRAYCVPGESYLDVLDGLHDSSIETVVCRQEGGAGFMALAEGRLTGRAGVAMVTRGPGASNAFIAVHTAWQDATPLVLFVGLIPTEVRGREAFQEFDLAGWFGSTAKKVVTLDNPASAAHVVADAMHTAVSGRPGPVIVGLPEEVLLEMTDGAPLAPRARARLAPGAEDLAALDRLIDAAERPMLVVGGEAWTDEASGSVADWAEARGIGIAAVFRAYDVIDHDCPNYLGSLGYGRRDSLAASLDAADLQIFLGCVRSDVPSDSYLLGIDATTAVIGPDGDAHGHFGRCDLQIVSSVAEFGTAISTRSAERETREQPAWIEEARAQQLEFSTPDHAAGAADSYVDLEAAMAVVRERMQRDAIITYGAGNHAVWAQRFLPTHGFPSALGPRNGAMGFGVPAAIAAGLVFPERQVLSVAGDGCFLMNGQELATAVGYGAKIIVLIVDNGCYGTIRLHQERDYPGRPSGTSLTNPDFAELAKSYGAFGARVETTAQFEDAFVKALAADGPAVLHLLTDPAVRRP, encoded by the coding sequence TTGAGTGACGGCATCGCCGCTTGCAGCGCGGGACATCTCATCGTCCGACAGCTTGAAGCAGAAGGGGTGCCCAGGGCTTACTGCGTGCCGGGCGAGAGCTACCTCGATGTGCTCGACGGCCTGCACGATTCATCGATCGAAACCGTTGTCTGCCGTCAGGAGGGCGGTGCCGGCTTCATGGCACTGGCCGAGGGCCGCCTTACCGGGCGCGCAGGTGTCGCCATGGTCACCCGCGGGCCGGGAGCGTCGAATGCGTTCATCGCAGTGCACACAGCATGGCAGGACGCCACGCCACTGGTTCTGTTCGTCGGCCTGATCCCTACCGAGGTGCGCGGCCGGGAGGCCTTCCAGGAGTTCGATCTCGCCGGCTGGTTCGGCTCGACCGCGAAGAAGGTGGTCACGCTGGACAACCCGGCATCGGCGGCTCACGTCGTTGCCGACGCCATGCACACCGCTGTATCCGGCCGGCCCGGGCCGGTCATCGTCGGCCTTCCGGAAGAAGTGCTGCTCGAAATGACGGATGGCGCCCCACTGGCGCCTCGGGCCAGGGCACGGCTAGCGCCCGGTGCCGAGGATCTGGCCGCGCTCGACCGGCTGATCGATGCCGCCGAGCGACCGATGCTGGTGGTCGGCGGCGAGGCATGGACCGACGAGGCCTCCGGGTCTGTCGCCGACTGGGCCGAAGCGCGCGGCATCGGCATCGCCGCCGTGTTCCGGGCCTACGACGTGATCGACCATGATTGCCCGAACTATCTGGGTTCGCTCGGCTACGGACGCCGCGATTCGCTTGCCGCGAGCCTCGACGCCGCGGACCTGCAGATATTCCTCGGCTGTGTCCGTTCCGACGTGCCGAGCGACTCCTATCTGCTGGGCATTGACGCGACGACGGCGGTGATCGGACCCGACGGCGACGCGCATGGTCATTTCGGCCGGTGTGATCTGCAGATCGTGAGTTCGGTCGCCGAATTCGGCACAGCCATCAGCACTCGCTCGGCCGAACGCGAGACCCGGGAGCAGCCGGCATGGATCGAGGAGGCACGTGCGCAGCAGCTCGAGTTCTCTACGCCGGACCATGCCGCCGGTGCAGCGGACAGCTATGTCGACCTCGAGGCCGCGATGGCCGTCGTCCGGGAACGGATGCAGCGGGACGCGATCATCACCTACGGCGCCGGAAACCATGCTGTCTGGGCGCAGCGGTTTCTGCCGACTCATGGTTTCCCATCCGCGCTTGGCCCCCGCAACGGAGCGATGGGCTTCGGGGTGCCGGCCGCAATTGCCGCCGGACTTGTGTTCCCGGAACGGCAGGTGCTCTCTGTGGCCGGCGACGGCTGCTTCCTGATGAATGGTCAGGAACTGGCAACCGCGGTCGGCTACGGCGCCAAGATCATCGTGCTGATCGTCGACAACGGGTGTTACGGCACGATCCGGCTGCACCAGGAGCGGGACTACCCTGGGCGGCCGAGCGGCACGTCGCTGACAAACCCCGACTTCGCCGAGCTTGCCAAGTCCTACGGGGCCTTCGGGGCGAGGGTTGAAACCACAGCGCAGTTCGAGGATGCGTTCGTCAAGGCACTCGCGGCCGATGGTCCCGCGGTATTGCACCTACTCACCGACCCGGCCGTCCGCCGTCCATAG
- a CDS encoding helix-turn-helix domain-containing protein produces the protein MQDLPQLKLQTLDRWRELVQDLQGDIGRLLDTFLESLADNSPYTSGLVTPEDITESGVHSFQLLLAALLSDDEVPDFGVLPTQLGRRRARQGVPAENLVAAVRLDFKIIWASLLRRATTDDMPVLSVHVERVWQVVDEYARQVQHSYLTERAIMAQEERSQQERYVALLFGSQGRLPEQLRQIALSLKVDSFSDFRVCAASGPAATSLRHAAHLAAERGQSCYVHEQGVCTVAFWPVTNRPGGPGRSNQDRFGTLDERIPGLAQVACADIPVVRGLAAVPAAAEQAAELLPLLTPEDRGPRQLRSLWQRVAKRRLDDVGNLSSLILGGLDTCTGDERERLIETVRAYLRFGNIAETAQASYCHRNTVLNRLRRFEDLTDINVTVPNEAALAVVLLS, from the coding sequence ATGCAGGACCTGCCGCAGCTCAAACTACAGACGCTTGACCGCTGGCGGGAACTGGTTCAGGACCTGCAAGGCGACATCGGCAGATTGCTGGACACGTTCCTGGAATCCCTTGCCGACAACAGCCCCTACACCTCCGGTCTGGTCACTCCCGAAGACATCACCGAGAGCGGCGTCCACTCGTTCCAGCTGCTGCTGGCCGCGCTGCTGAGCGACGATGAGGTGCCGGATTTCGGCGTGCTGCCGACCCAGCTCGGGCGTCGCCGGGCGCGCCAGGGGGTACCGGCGGAGAACCTGGTGGCGGCAGTCCGTCTGGACTTCAAGATCATTTGGGCATCCCTGCTGCGCAGAGCGACAACTGATGACATGCCCGTGCTGTCGGTGCACGTCGAGCGGGTCTGGCAGGTTGTCGACGAATACGCCCGGCAGGTGCAGCACAGCTACCTCACGGAACGCGCCATCATGGCCCAGGAAGAGCGAAGCCAGCAGGAGCGCTACGTCGCTCTGCTCTTCGGCAGCCAGGGCCGGCTGCCGGAACAGCTTCGGCAGATCGCCTTGTCACTCAAGGTCGACAGCTTTAGCGATTTCCGAGTGTGTGCGGCCTCCGGCCCTGCTGCGACGTCACTGCGTCACGCCGCGCATCTGGCGGCGGAGCGTGGTCAGTCCTGCTACGTCCACGAACAGGGCGTGTGCACCGTGGCGTTCTGGCCGGTGACCAACCGTCCCGGCGGCCCGGGACGTTCCAATCAGGACCGGTTTGGGACTCTCGATGAGCGGATCCCGGGGCTGGCGCAGGTGGCATGTGCCGACATCCCCGTCGTTCGGGGACTGGCGGCGGTTCCCGCTGCCGCCGAGCAGGCCGCCGAACTGCTGCCGCTGTTGACGCCGGAGGACCGCGGGCCGCGGCAGTTGCGATCTCTGTGGCAGCGCGTCGCGAAGCGGCGACTGGACGATGTCGGAAACCTCAGCTCGCTCATCCTGGGCGGCCTTGATACCTGTACCGGAGACGAGCGGGAAAGGCTGATCGAAACAGTGCGTGCCTATCTGAGATTCGGGAACATCGCCGAAACCGCCCAGGCTTCGTACTGTCACCGCAACACGGTGCTGAACAGGCTGCGGCGCTTCGAGGACCTCACCGATATCAATGTGACGGTGCCGAACGAAGCGGCTCTGGCCGTTGTGCTGCTCAGCTGA
- a CDS encoding MFS transporter, giving the protein MSETVSEAKVALHVDPATAKKVAIAALVGTALEWYDFFLFTTAAALVFNVQYFVSGDPLVATMQSFGTLAVGFVARPIGGLIFGHMGDRIGRKRTLMITIVGIGIVTGLIGLLPNYFSIGLAAPIMLILLRVLQGLAVGGEWSGAVTIAVEHAPIEQRARFAAMPQIGSPIGTLLSSGGFFLVALFFSQETFDSWGWRIPFLLAIPLLLISILIRRSLTESPIFNEILEAGESESAPIKQVLKTSPLQILVGLSAALLGVGGFYLVTTFMISYGTQQLGLSSQLMLLGTVIAAAIEIPVLILGGRLGERFGASKVAIVGGIVSAVLAFPTFMMVESRNPVLVVLAMSIAVAALSMPYAVSGTILTGLFPAKLRYSGVAIASNLAGMISGFVPLIATALLAAAGEKFWPAALMLVVISLITMSAGIFSPRLSINEKGLKH; this is encoded by the coding sequence TTGTCTGAAACAGTCAGCGAGGCGAAAGTCGCCCTGCACGTCGACCCGGCCACCGCCAAAAAGGTGGCCATCGCCGCGCTCGTCGGTACGGCGCTGGAATGGTATGACTTCTTCCTGTTCACCACGGCCGCCGCGCTGGTGTTCAACGTCCAGTACTTCGTCTCCGGTGATCCGCTGGTTGCGACAATGCAGTCATTCGGAACTCTCGCCGTTGGCTTCGTCGCACGTCCGATCGGCGGACTGATTTTCGGCCATATGGGCGACCGAATCGGCCGGAAGCGCACCCTGATGATCACTATCGTCGGGATCGGTATCGTCACCGGGCTGATCGGGCTGTTGCCCAACTACTTCAGCATCGGTCTCGCCGCGCCGATCATGCTGATCCTGTTGCGTGTCCTGCAGGGCCTTGCCGTCGGCGGCGAGTGGAGCGGCGCGGTCACGATCGCTGTCGAGCACGCGCCGATCGAGCAGCGCGCCCGGTTCGCTGCGATGCCGCAGATCGGTTCTCCGATCGGGACCCTGCTGTCCTCAGGAGGCTTCTTCCTGGTCGCGCTGTTCTTCTCGCAGGAAACATTCGACTCCTGGGGCTGGCGGATCCCGTTCCTGCTGGCGATCCCGCTGCTGCTGATCTCCATCCTGATCCGGCGCTCGCTGACCGAGTCGCCGATCTTCAACGAAATCCTCGAAGCGGGTGAGTCCGAAAGTGCGCCGATCAAGCAGGTGCTGAAGACTTCGCCGCTGCAGATCCTGGTCGGCCTGAGTGCGGCGCTGCTCGGCGTCGGCGGCTTCTACCTGGTCACCACCTTCATGATCAGCTACGGCACGCAGCAGCTAGGCCTGTCCTCACAGCTGATGTTGCTTGGCACGGTGATCGCTGCCGCGATCGAAATCCCGGTGCTGATCCTGGGCGGCCGCCTCGGCGAGCGCTTCGGCGCCAGCAAGGTGGCCATCGTCGGTGGCATCGTGTCGGCCGTTCTGGCGTTCCCGACCTTCATGATGGTTGAATCCAGGAACCCGGTCCTCGTCGTGCTGGCCATGTCGATCGCCGTTGCCGCGCTGTCAATGCCCTATGCCGTCTCGGGCACGATCCTCACCGGGCTGTTCCCGGCCAAGTTGCGCTACTCCGGTGTTGCAATCGCTTCCAACCTGGCCGGAATGATCAGCGGGTTCGTTCCGTTGATCGCCACCGCGCTACTCGCCGCCGCAGGGGAGAAATTCTGGCCCGCAGCGCTTATGCTCGTCGTCATCTCATTGATCACCATGAGTGCCGGCATATTCTCACCACGGCTGAGCATTAACGAGAAGGGACTGAAACATTGA
- a CDS encoding amidohydrolase yields the protein MLLDLIVDNARIHTMDAARPQASRLGVLAGRVVGLDDELTGLSARQRFDAAGAAVVPGFNDVHCHTTWYGLTLAEIDLGGLRTIPEVYQRLRTGAENLGSGDWIFATGFNHHEFGGNYPDIAVLDQIAGGRPLYIRQTSGHSAIANTESLRRAGVFAPGFTDPEGGLVRRDEQGNPTGLLEETAQALIQDLVRPYSQADIRAALDRATRHYAAEGITSFSEAGIAGGWIGHSPAEVAAYQAARESGQLHARAQLMPAMDVLHPVAANADDGFGIGLDLGMRSGFGDDYLSIGPVKIFLDGALSGETAALTECYCSNPDKRGYLQGDADELKGRIIDAYRSGWALAVHAIGDAAIDLAIDAIGTARKRFGPPAVPSRIEHAAVVRPDQLPKLRDAEIAVTPQAAFFDAIGDGMMASLGEERSGWTYRAKSFIDGGVLMPGSSDRPCADGNALRGIQAFVDRKTRSGATFGAGSEKLSAYEALRAYTAVSGQATGFGDRKGTLVPGMLADFTVLENAPMDVATEDIAGIEVLGTAVGGEFTHGG from the coding sequence ATGCTGCTCGACCTCATTGTTGACAACGCCCGCATCCACACCATGGACGCGGCGCGACCGCAAGCCAGCAGGCTTGGCGTGCTGGCCGGCCGCGTGGTCGGCCTCGACGACGAGCTGACCGGGCTGAGTGCCAGACAGCGCTTCGATGCCGCCGGGGCCGCCGTGGTTCCCGGCTTCAACGATGTGCATTGCCACACCACTTGGTACGGGCTGACCCTGGCCGAGATCGACCTCGGCGGACTGCGCACCATTCCGGAGGTTTACCAGCGGCTGAGAACCGGGGCGGAGAACCTCGGCTCCGGCGACTGGATCTTCGCGACCGGCTTCAACCATCACGAGTTCGGCGGAAACTATCCGGACATAGCGGTGCTGGACCAGATCGCCGGCGGCCGGCCGCTCTATATCCGGCAGACGTCTGGCCACTCGGCAATCGCCAACACCGAATCACTGCGGCGAGCCGGTGTTTTCGCTCCAGGCTTCACCGATCCGGAGGGCGGGCTGGTACGCCGCGACGAGCAGGGCAACCCGACCGGGCTGCTGGAGGAGACGGCGCAGGCGCTCATCCAGGACCTGGTGCGACCCTACTCACAGGCCGACATCCGGGCCGCGCTTGATCGGGCCACTCGGCATTACGCCGCCGAAGGCATCACCAGCTTCTCGGAAGCAGGCATCGCCGGTGGCTGGATCGGCCACAGTCCGGCCGAGGTTGCTGCGTATCAGGCGGCACGGGAATCCGGTCAGTTGCATGCCCGTGCCCAGCTGATGCCGGCAATGGACGTACTGCACCCGGTTGCGGCGAACGCGGATGACGGCTTCGGCATCGGCCTGGACCTCGGCATGAGGAGTGGCTTCGGCGACGACTATCTGTCGATCGGTCCGGTGAAGATCTTCCTGGATGGTGCGCTCTCCGGCGAGACGGCCGCGCTCACCGAGTGTTACTGCTCGAATCCCGACAAGCGCGGGTATCTGCAGGGGGACGCGGACGAGTTGAAGGGCCGGATTATTGACGCCTACCGGTCGGGCTGGGCGCTCGCGGTGCATGCCATCGGCGACGCCGCCATCGACCTGGCCATCGATGCGATCGGCACGGCGCGGAAACGCTTCGGTCCGCCCGCAGTCCCAAGCCGGATCGAGCACGCCGCAGTGGTCCGACCCGATCAGTTGCCGAAGCTACGGGACGCGGAAATCGCGGTGACGCCGCAGGCGGCGTTCTTCGATGCGATCGGCGACGGCATGATGGCGTCACTCGGTGAGGAGCGCTCGGGCTGGACGTACCGGGCGAAATCGTTCATCGATGGCGGCGTACTGATGCCTGGCAGCTCGGACCGGCCGTGCGCGGACGGGAACGCCCTGCGCGGGATCCAGGCGTTCGTCGACCGCAAGACCAGATCCGGCGCGACTTTCGGAGCCGGATCAGAGAAGCTCAGTGCTTACGAGGCACTGCGCGCGTATACGGCGGTGTCCGGGCAGGCGACCGGTTTCGGCGACCGGAAGGGCACCCTGGTGCCCGGGATGCTTGCCGACTTCACAGTGCTGGAGAACGCTCCAATGGACGTCGCGACCGAAGACATTGCCGGCATCGAGGTGCTTGGCACCGCCGTGGGCGGAGAGTTCACTCACGGCGGCTGA